The DNA window CCTGCCGCACTCGATTCGGGCTTCAAACTTCAATCGGGGCTCCTCGTCGGCGCCGGTACGCACGTTGGGTTTCTTCCCGCCGGCGCCACCGACTGGGCCTGGTGGCGAAACCTCTCGACGTTTACCGACGCCCATCCGATGTACGGAGGCCTCCTGCTCTGTCCCGACGCCAATTCGGACTCATACACCCTGTTTTCAATTACGGAACAGGGGCTCGAAGAGCAGGCCCACTTCGAAGCCCATGACCTCGCCCAACCGCTGGCGGGGTGGAGCCCTCCAACCAACCCCGATCGCCTTCTCCTTCTGGGCAACGACGGCCTGTGGGCCCTCGATCCTCCCTACACCCCGTCGGCCCTTCAGCCGCTTGTTGCCTTCGACGACGTTGAATTGCCCGCCCTTGACGACATTTCCGGCCCCTTTCACTCTGGCGCTGCCACTGTCGTCATTCCCCGTCGCTCTCGAACCGCTCTCCGCCTCGACCTCTCGGACGGCAGTGGTCACGCAACTGGCCTAAAACACCTGGCGGGCGATGCAGCCCTCTGGACGGCCTACCTCCGCGACGACCGCGCGACCGCCGACCGCATCCTCACAACACTCGCGACCCTTCCGCCCTCCCAAAATTCCTCCCTTCAGCTGTACGACGTGCTCATGCATGAGGACAGGGTGCACGCGGTGTCGACCTCGGCGGGCCTGTTCTGCCCGGAAGCCCACCCCTCTCCGGATCTCACAGCCACGACGGACCACCTGCGCACGTCTCCACTCGACGGGGCCGCACTGGCCACATGGGGACTCTGGCTGGAGTGGGATGACGCCGTAGCCACGGCGTGCCGTCAGCTCTGCACCGCCTCCGATCCCGACTTCGCTCTGGCGGAGTCGCTCCGGCTGTTTGCCGGCCCGGATGCCTGCCGAACCCTCTTTGACCTTTTGCAATCCAATCCCCCCTCTTCTCCCACTTCCGGAGAGTACGACTATCCACTCGAGGCTCTGCGCGCCCTTGCGGCCCCGTTTGGAGACGAGATTGCCTCGCTCGTCGCCGACCATCTATCGGATGCGCCCGCTCCGGCCCGACGGGCCGCCTGTGCAATGGCGGGCGCCCTGCCGACAGATGCCCCCTCCAACGCCGCGACCTCCTCTGAGTCGACCCCGGCCCTGTGGAACGAGGCCTCTTCTGTTCCGGCAGAAGCTCTCCGCACCAATGCCCATCACGGTCACCCGGCCGTTCGAGCCGCAGCCCGTGATACCTGCCGCCGCCTCGGCATCGGCTACAGGCCGGACGACCCGTCCGGGCCGTCGCCCCGATTCTTCCAGTCGAGCCAGCCCGAAAGTCCGAAGTAGAACGCCGGAAAGACGAGCGACCCCCACAGCACCCACTCGCCCCCCCACTCCGGCAGCGTCGGAAACGACGGCAGCAGAGCAAGTAGCACGACCAGCCACAGCACGCCCCCGACGGTGACGACCGCCCGCCACGGCATCGCCACTTGATTCGGGTACACAAACCGAACGGGCAAAAGCGTGAGCACGGCAAGCACGAAAAGAACCGCCAGAGACGCGTAGCTTCCCGCTGCTCCATACTCGACGGCGATAAAGCCTACGTAGTAGGCCACCACGTTCCAGAGCGAAGGAAACCCAAGAAAAAACCCTTGTTCTGTCTGCTTGGCCGATGTGTTCGCAAAGCCGAAGAGACTGGCCACCATCACGAGCGTAACCCAGAGGCCGTCCCATCCGGGCAGCCAGTCCATGCGCCAGACGAGGACCAGGGGAATGAACGTAAACGTCAGGTAGTCGACGATGAGATCGATCGTCCCTCCTACGATGCGGGGGGCATGGCTCTTCACGTCCCACGCTCGCGCCAACGGCCCGTCCGCCGCGTCGATGAGCACCGCGAGGGCAAGCCACCCGAAGACCCAGCGGGGATCGAGGTCTGCCCGAACCACCTCGGCCATCGCCAAAAATGCAAAGGCCACCCCCGATGCGGTGAGGATGTGGACCAGGTACGCACGGGCCTTTCGGCCCAATCGCATACGCTCGGATCGGTCCTTTAGATCGGTGGTAAACATCGGATTGTCTTTCTGCGATGGGTGGGCTCGTACGACCCCGAAATGCAGTAGGTTCGGGAAAAAGAAGATATCCATACGCTGATTCCCCGTACCGGTCTCCCAATTCGACCTGTACGGCTCTCCATCCCGCCAGCGTCCGTTCCCTGCCCCTACTTCTCTTTAAACACCAGCGTGAGCGGCACGCCGTCATACCCAAACGCCTCGCGGATTTCGCCCTCAAGGTACCGCTTATAAGAGTCCCGAACGCCCTCCGGATGGTTGGCAAAGAACACAAAAACGGGAGGCGCTGTGCGCACCTGCGTGGCGTACTTAATTTTGACGAAGGCCCCACTGCTCATTGATGGCGGGTGCTTTTTCCGGAGCGCCGCCTGCACTACGTCGTTCAAGTCGCTCGTCTGCACTCGCTGCGCGCGCTTTTCCGCCACCTCCAGGGCGGTGTCCAAAAGGTCGTAGACCCGCTGCTTCGTAACCGCAGACGTGTACACCAGCGGCACGTGGTCGAGCGTGCCGAGATATTGGCGCAGGTACTTCGTAAACTGATCCATCGTACCGCCATCCTTGGGCACCAAGTCCCACTTATTGACGGCAATCACCATGCCCTTCTTGTGCTCATTGACTGTCGTGAGGACGGACAGGTCCTGCTTGTGAATCTCCTCCGTCGCATCGAGAACCAGGATGCACACGTCTCCGTCCCGGATGGTCTGTTCGCTGCGCACCGACGCATAATACTCAACTCCCTCGGTTTTGGACGTCTTCCGCATGCCGGCCGTGTCAATCAGCAGCAGTTCTTGGTCCTCATAGCGAACCACAGAGTGAACGGCGTCGCGCGTTGTGCCGGGCGTTTCGGTCACAATCGCCCGATCAAATCCGAGGGTCGCGTTTACGAGCGAGGACTTGCCCGCGTTGGGCTTGCCCACCAGTGAGATGCGCGTCCGGTCGGGCGTCTCCTCGTCCGTCTCCTCCGGCAACGCCTCCACGAGTGCACTCATCATCTCGTCCACCCCCCGTTTCGTCGTTCCGCTGACCGGATACACCTCTCCCAGCCCAAGTTGATAAAACTCGCTGGCCGCCCACTCGCGCTCCTGGTTGTCGGCCTTGTTGGCGAGCACCATTACCGGCGCGTCCGCCGTGCGGAGCACCTGCGCAATCTCCTGGTCCACGTCCGTGAGGCCCGTCGTCACGTCTACGACGAAGAGAATCACGTCGGCATCCGCGAGGGCCGTCTCGGCCTGCTCACGAATGGCCCGTTCGAAGGGGTCGTCGGAGCGGGGGACATAGCCCCCGGTGTCGACGAGCGGGATGGTGCGCCCCTCCCACTCGGCTTCCCCGTAGACTCGGTCGCGCGTGACGCCCGACTCATCGTCGACAATGGCCTGACGGGTGCCAGTAAGGCGGTTGAAGAGGGTGGACTTGCCAACATTCGGCCGGCCCACAATCGCGGCGAGCATAGTACTTCAGTATCAAACCCAGGAAAAACAACGGAGAGATCAGCAGGGAATATGGGTTCAACGGCTACTCTCGATGCGCGTTGCCCTCTAGAACGGCGTGCAGTCCTTCTCAGCATGAAAGACCGCCCAACTCTCGCCCCTACCGTTCCGAGCACAACAGTCGTGAACGACATTCGGAATGCAAACGTGCCCCGGCCGTCCATAGGGACGCTCCGGTCGGCTCCCCAGACGAGAACTCTCGCGTGAACACGGGATCCGAGTCAACTCTGGCTCCTGCGTCGAACGAATGCGGCAATGGTACACCACCAGACGGAAGAAAAGACGCAGTTTCTTCTCCCTCCCACGGGCGATCTTGATTTTCTGCCCCGTCCGTTCGCCCGTTCGCCTTCCCTATGTCCTCGGTTCTTACTCGCCACAAGCGCGGCTCTCTGAGCTACCTCCGAGGGGGAGACGGCCCGCCGCTCGTGCTTTTACACGGCATCCCCGGCTCCGCTCATACTTGGGAGCAGACCGGCACTCTCCTTGCCGCTCACTATGACGTCATCCTCCCGGATCTCGGGGGATTCGGGGCCTCGGAATCCCTGACGGAAGAACTACATCTCAACCATGACTTCTACATGGAAGCGCACGCCGAGGCCGTGCATCAACTGCTTCAGGCTCTCAAGATTGAGGCCTTATACCTCGGAGGACACGACTTTGGAGGACCGGTGGCGTTAACCCTGCTTCGGCTCTTTCCCGACCAGGAGGTTCACGGGCTCGTTCTCTCCGCGACAAACCTCTTCACGGATCCCTTCGTCCCACTTCCTCTTCGTCTCGCCAGCATTCCTGGACTCGGCCGGGCCGTCGTTCGCCTTTTCACCGGCACAAGTCCTGGCCTTCGTCTCCTGTACCACATTGCGACTCACAACAAAGACGCCTTCCGAAAGACCGACTTCGACCAGCACCTCACCCCGTCCGGACGCCGGCAAACGTGGCGCACCTTCCACCGTAGCCTCGCCAATCTCCAAGAGACCTACCGGGAAACGGAAACCCTCCTCCCAACCCTCGACCTGCCAACCCTTGTACTCTGGGGCGACCGGGATCCGTTCTTTTCCGTGGACGTGGCCAAGCGCCTCGTGAACACGCTGCCGCAAGCCTCGCTGAGTCTTCTCGAAGACACGGGCCACTTCGTTCCTGAGGAGCGTCCCGAAGTGGTGGCCTGGCACATGGACGACTTTCTCCGGGAAGTGACCAAGCAAACAACCGGCATAAACCAGGACCGCTCGTCGTTTTAGTGAGCGTGACGAGAGAAGCGTGACGAACGTGAGGCCTCGGTTTCGCACTCACGCATCACGTCTTCCCGATTCAGGCCCTGCTCCAGAAGCCCTCCCCACTGAGGACTACGCCTCCTGCTGGAGAAATTGGCCGTCGTTGTAAATCGCCCAGGGCCGCCCCACGAGCTCGTCGCCGAGGAAGGGGGTGTTGTGACTCTTCGAGTGAACGTGCTCCTCAGTGAAGGTCCAGCGCGTAGACGTATCAAACACGGTGAGTGAGGCCTCTTCGCCTTCGGTCAACGTCGGCGGATCGAGTCGCAAGATGTCGCGGGGCTTGGTGGTGAAGGCCTGCACGGCCTCGGTGACCGACAGCACGCCCGGATCGATGAGCTCGCGTCCGATGAGGCCCCAGGCCGTTTCCAATCCCGTAATGCCGAAGGGCGCCGCGGCAAACTCGACTTCTTTCTCGAAAGTCGCGTGGGGGGCATGGTCGGTACACAGCGCGTCGATCGTGCCGTCCGCCAATCCCTCTTTGAGGGCCTCCACGTCCTCGGGCGAGCGGAGGGGCGGGTGCATCTTCGTGTGGGTGTCGAAGCCGGACTGCTCGACGGCCGCGTCGGTGAGGGTCACGTGGTGCGTGCAAACCTCCGCCGTGACGGGCAGGTCGCGCGCCTTCGCCCGGCGCACCAGCTCGACGCCCCGGGCCGTGGAGATGTGGGCCACGTGGACGTGCCCGCCGGTAAAGGCCGCCAGCTCTATATCTCTCGCGATCATAACGTCGTCGGCAAGGCCCGGAATGCCGTCGAGTCCCACACGGGCCGACACTTCTCCCTCGTGCATCTGCCCGCTGGGGTTGAGCGACGGCACCTCCATGTGGTTGATGATGGGACGATCGAGCATGGTGCTGTACTCCAACGCTCGTCGCATGAGCCCCGCGTCGTGGACAGGCGCTCCGTCGTCGCTGAACGCCACGGCGCCGCCCTCGGCCAGGTCGGCCAGTTCGGCCAGTTCCTCGCCGTCCCGCTCCTTCGTAACGCACCCGATGGGATGCACAGACACCAGCGTGTCGGCCGCCCGCTCTTTCACAAACTCAATCACGTCGCGCGTATGGAGGGGCGGATCGGTGTTGGGCATGCAGGCCACGTCCGTAAACCCGCCGGCCGCCGCCGCGTCGGCCCCGGTCGCAATGGTCTCTTTGTGCT is part of the Salinibacter sp. 10B genome and encodes:
- the der gene encoding ribosome biogenesis GTPase Der encodes the protein MLAAIVGRPNVGKSTLFNRLTGTRQAIVDDESGVTRDRVYGEAEWEGRTIPLVDTGGYVPRSDDPFERAIREQAETALADADVILFVVDVTTGLTDVDQEIAQVLRTADAPVMVLANKADNQEREWAASEFYQLGLGEVYPVSGTTKRGVDEMMSALVEALPEETDEETPDRTRISLVGKPNAGKSSLVNATLGFDRAIVTETPGTTRDAVHSVVRYEDQELLLIDTAGMRKTSKTEGVEYYASVRSEQTIRDGDVCILVLDATEEIHKQDLSVLTTVNEHKKGMVIAVNKWDLVPKDGGTMDQFTKYLRQYLGTLDHVPLVYTSAVTKQRVYDLLDTALEVAEKRAQRVQTSDLNDVVQAALRKKHPPSMSSGAFVKIKYATQVRTAPPVFVFFANHPEGVRDSYKRYLEGEIREAFGYDGVPLTLVFKEK
- a CDS encoding dihydroorotase; the protein is MTPDLLLRDGTLVHPASGTTETADLLIRNGTIAEIGTALSPEGEVPVYDASDKLISPGWIDMHVHLREPGFEHKETIATGADAAAAGGFTDVACMPNTDPPLHTRDVIEFVKERAADTLVSVHPIGCVTKERDGEELAELADLAEGGAVAFSDDGAPVHDAGLMRRALEYSTMLDRPIINHMEVPSLNPSGQMHEGEVSARVGLDGIPGLADDVMIARDIELAAFTGGHVHVAHISTARGVELVRRAKARDLPVTAEVCTHHVTLTDAAVEQSGFDTHTKMHPPLRSPEDVEALKEGLADGTIDALCTDHAPHATFEKEVEFAAAPFGITGLETAWGLIGRELIDPGVLSVTEAVQAFTTKPRDILRLDPPTLTEGEEASLTVFDTSTRWTFTEEHVHSKSHNTPFLGDELVGRPWAIYNDGQFLQQEA
- a CDS encoding alpha/beta hydrolase yields the protein MSSVLTRHKRGSLSYLRGGDGPPLVLLHGIPGSAHTWEQTGTLLAAHYDVILPDLGGFGASESLTEELHLNHDFYMEAHAEAVHQLLQALKIEALYLGGHDFGGPVALTLLRLFPDQEVHGLVLSATNLFTDPFVPLPLRLASIPGLGRAVVRLFTGTSPGLRLLYHIATHNKDAFRKTDFDQHLTPSGRRQTWRTFHRSLANLQETYRETETLLPTLDLPTLVLWGDRDPFFSVDVAKRLVNTLPQASLSLLEDTGHFVPEERPEVVAWHMDDFLREVTKQTTGINQDRSSF
- a CDS encoding CDP-alcohol phosphatidyltransferase family protein, with translation MFTTDLKDRSERMRLGRKARAYLVHILTASGVAFAFLAMAEVVRADLDPRWVFGWLALAVLIDAADGPLARAWDVKSHAPRIVGGTIDLIVDYLTFTFIPLVLVWRMDWLPGWDGLWVTLVMVASLFGFANTSAKQTEQGFFLGFPSLWNVVAYYVGFIAVEYGAAGSYASLAVLFVLAVLTLLPVRFVYPNQVAMPWRAVVTVGGVLWLVVLLALLPSFPTLPEWGGEWVLWGSLVFPAFYFGLSGWLDWKNRGDGPDGSSGL